CAGCCCCATACCCAGACTTCTCTCCCAAGCTCGGCAAAGCCGCAGGCCTCCTTTGGAAAGGGTTGCCCCTTTCCCCGAATTCATGTATGTAGGGAATTAACAACAACAGTTTGGGTGCTCAAAAAAGTATACTGGAGATCACCTATGTGTGGTGAATAGGATGAATCCAGACACTAGGACATCTAAGTACTAGTACTCAGCTGTAGGAGTACCAAGGGTACACCCAGGTTTCTGACAGACAGACTGGTCAAGGACTGAGGCTGATGCATCAGCTGTGCCTTTCCTTCTGGCAGCCATCCTCAGACCATTGATCAGATTGTTGTGTAGGGTTATCATGAGGGGTGAGGTCCAAGATGTGATGACAGGAAAACTGCGCAGAGGAAGTGCCCTGTGGCAGATAATGTATGATCACTTAGAGGAGCAGAACTGTTTTACCCATAGATAGACTATAATACAAGTGTATTCTTGCACTTTTCCCATTTCCTCCCAGTAAAGGAATATCAACAGTAAACTGAGAATAGTTATAGCTAGCCTTTGGATGAGGAGGTTTAAGCTGAAATACCAGGAATTTCCTGTTGTGGGCACGGCAGCTTCACAGTTCTACTCACATTCTGCAAATCTCTTCACCATGAGGTCATTTTGGAAGCCCATTTCTGACTGAACTGCTTTAGGTCGCATGGAAATGCCATGTCTAGAGCAGGGAAACGGGAAACAAAGGGCAGCTATGGGAGTGATGAAAGCctcctctgttttcctgttgaaTATATCCCAGGGAGATCTTCTATATGTAAGAAGTATAGAGAAGATTGTGATGCCAGTTGTCTGAACACATTTTCCTCTCCAGTACCAGATCCCCAGTGATAAAGTGTGACATCAGAACATTTAACGAGGGCTCTCACAAGCATACACATTATCAATAGGCTCAAGGCTATCACAGCTTGTGCATGTGCTGTGGTGGAGCAACATGGGCTGGTCATCAACCCTCTGGAGCTTCTACTTCTTGAAAGGCCACAGGAGGAACACTTCCAGCTCTTCCTTACAGGAAGAGGAGCCCACAGGCACTCCCACCCAGTACCTGTGATTGTACTACCTGTATGGCCTTGCCTATATCAAACCGTGCAGCAAGATGTTTCATGTGAACATTGTTTATGTTTGACAGTAGACATGATAAATAGAGCTGTTTCctatttatataaatatcttaCAATACCTTGAAAGACCAAAAGGTAAGATTGTCTGCTATGGACCATATCTGCATGGTGTGATGTATGTGGGTTGGATTCCTGTTACATGCTACACTGCTCAGGATTCCCAGCATCTAAAGGCATGTAAGATTACctgtgtgtggtgggttgaccttggctggatgccaggtgcccaccaagctgctctctctcgcccctcctcagcagaacagggagggagaaaataagatggaaaaaaacccaaacttgtgagtcaagataaagacagtttaatgaagcaacagcaaaatttgtgtaaagcaaaggaaaaacaaaagatgttattctctacttcccatcagctggCAATGTTctgccacttcccaggaagcagggcttcagtgtGTGTATAGCAGTTGATCCACAAGACAAATGTAAGTAACAAatgcttcctcctcctttccattGGCTTTTGTATCTGAGCagacgtcatatggtatggaatatcccttgggtcagtttgggtcagctgtcctggctctgtcccctcccaagaccctgcccacccccagcctgctggtgatgGGGGGATGTTGGAGAgccagccttggtgctgtgcgagcgctgctcagcagcagccaaacaccGGTGTGTTAGCAGCACCCTTCTGGCTACcagtacaagcacagcactgggagggctgctgtggggctcagccagagccAATACACTATACTATTCTCTTCTTAGACTGTTAGCTCTAATACATAGCATTTTTAATGATACCTTACAGAATGTGAGTGCCTTTCTTACCAAGACCATAATGTATCAGCACCTCCTAGTGCAGAACATCTGGTGCAGTCAGCAGGTCTCAGTAAGAAATGCCTTTCTggagaaagaacaagagaaacTCTGTGCCTGGCTGGCCCCACACAAATCCAAGAGCAGTATTTGCAAGGTGTTTAGCCCAGGCAGTTTCCCCAGTAGATTTAGAAACTGAGGAGGAATTATCAGAATGTCCCAGACCAGCTTAAGTATTATGCTGTCTTAGAAAAGAGGggccagggaaaggaaaagctaagAATTTGTGCTGTCTTTTGTTACTAATATGATTAACATGCTTGAAACGACGTGGCAGTGCTTACAGCCAGCGCAGAAGGAGCTGCGTGAGCTACTGATGCAGCAAGCTGTGGTGCAGGTGCCTGCCATACAGCTGCCCTTTATGCAGCCAAATGCATTGCAAGTGCTtgtggcacaggcagctgtggtGCAGGTGCCATTTCTTGCAAGGTGGGCACATGGAACGGCCCAGGAAGCACACCACTGAAGCACGAGCTATTTGCCAGCGGCATGAATGGTGGGATGAGGACCATTGATCCTCTGGTGAGGATAAGCAGACAGACGGGTCAGAGGATGTATGTGGCGATAGCATTTCTGTCCAGCCACTATTGATTCACAAAGCAAagccctcccccccgccccgggtgCACCTCAGCACGCTCTTGTGGTGTGCAGTTTTACACAGCCCAAGATTTATCAAAAGCATACAGGCAGAAGCGGAAAAGGAAGGCTGGTGCAGTGGCTGTTGCAAGTATGGGGCTTTGGAGGATATAGTGTGCACTTGAATCCTAAACAATTAAAGAGTGTGTGTTGGTACCATCTTGCAAAACCCTGATGACCCAGCAGCTCAGAGGAGCACAGGATAACACAGCCCGCTCCTTGTGGGTATGGCTTCAGGAGGCTTTAAAGACAGAATATTTGTCACCTGCTGACTGCAATGATAAAAGAGTATTGCACAAAAGTGTATCTGATGCTTGTCAGTATTTACGGGAACTGCCCACACAGCCAGGCATGTATTCAGGTAACTTGTTAGGTCCCAATACGAAACTTTTTGCACCCAGCCTGAAAACTCCCATATTAAGAGTGCCCCATTTGCCTTGAAAGGACCAGCAATTTCCTTGCTATGGGCTTCTGTGGTAAGACTAGTGGGGAACGTTATTCTATCACTAAGACAGCTTGAAATTGGCAGAATGAAAAAGAGGAGACAGAGCATTTCAAATGCAGTAGCTCATGTTCACATGAGAAAATCTTGCAGCACTGTTCAGTAAAGGCAGAGCCACGCATGCAGCATAATCGCTGGCACCGAGTGGGAGCTGCATGTGGGCTCCACTTCTAGGAAGAGTTGGCCAAGCTTTTCACGTGGCCCAGGGATCTTTGCAACAGAGCACAGGCCTGAGGGCCACACTGCATGTACAGTGTGCCACAGCACAGGCACACCTGCAAGTAATGAGAGTACTTCTTGTAGTAGGGTAGGCTGCTTTAAAACACTATAAACACAttacaaactgcaaaaaaagtTCACTAACTTCCTGAAGTTACTTAGCGTGTAGTAATATGGttggtgaaaggaaaaaataacaaattatgCACTTCCCTTCTCTAGCCACTCAGCCATGCAGTATTGCTTCTAGAGTGACACCTGTTGTAATCAGAAAATTTGATTTCTCCACCCATGCCGAAGTGCTTCTGCCCCTAGAAGACGCAGTGTGATCCAGACTGATTCACACCTGATAGGTGTAAGGTGAGAATAAGACGGAACACTTCCTACAACAAatgtatgtttattttgttaaaaaataaaagttacacTTGCACCAGAGGTTTCTTTGTAGTCAGAATGCCCTTCTCAAACAGGAGCGTGGCTAGAGAAATCTTGTCCTCCAAGGTTTCACATGGAAGGGTATCCACGCTGACATGGTTTGGATAGGAAGACAGGAGAAATTCAATACTATCTGTATACTCTGGATCTAGCTCGAGGAACTTTGGTTCTTCCTTGTGATACACTCTTGAGTTTTCTGTCGTATAATATAGCATCACACCTGCTTCTTCATTACACAATCTAATGATGCCATGGCGGAGGAGACGTACTTCTGTATCTTTTGTTATAAGTATATCAACATTGCAGGGGCCTCCATCTTGCCACCGGGCTGGGAAGCCGTACACACTCTGCACCTTTTCACTTTGCGTAAGCACCGGTGGGAGAGAGTCATGAAGAAATGACTTGGCTCTCTGATCCACAGCTGCATCAATGGGTGCATAGTCCACAAGTTTCTTTATCAGGCTCTGCACCTTCTCCATAAAGGCAGTTCGGCGAGCGTCAGCTACATCTGAGTTCGCAACCCCCATGTAGCCCAGGTAGTCCATGGGAAGCCCTTGCCGGTACTCCACGTCCTCTTCCAGAGccatctgcagagcagctgggaggagcTTCTCCAGGAGGTCCCCCCAGGTGTTCCTCTGGTAGGAAGACACAGTGATGTGGAGCGAGTGTGCATCAGGGAGACAGTCACCCTGGTGGATAAAGCCACGAGGGAAGTACAGCATGtccccagcctccagcacagtCTCCAGCACGGGCTTGCCGAGCTCAGCCTGCGTCAGGTTTGTGCTGGAGAAGCGAGGCAGCACCTCGGCATCTGTCCGGGGGGCTGTAGACACGCCAGTGcttcttcccctccagctgcagcacaaaggCCTCGATGTCATCGTAGTGGGGTGCAAAGCCCTGTGTCCCCGGCGGCGTCAGGTACGTGTTGGCCCCCGCCATGCTGCCGAAGTGCTCCTGCAGGATGGAGAGGAACTGCCAGACAGTGGAGGAGAAGGCCTGGGGGCTGAGGAGCCGCAGGGAGCAGCCGTTCTGGTAGAAGTCCCAGACGacggcgggcagggccgggccggccggGTTGTGCGTCTCCCGCACGCCGTCGGCATAGCTGGTCACGTCCAGGTGGGTCCCAAAGTGCACCCGGCCGCTTCGCAGGGCAGCGTCGAACTCGGCCGTGGAGAAGAGCCCCGTGTAGTAGCCGGGGTCGCCCCGCCGCACCAGCAGCGGCGCCCGCTCCCAGTGCCGCCCCAGGAACTCTGCCGGCGCCACCGGGGCCACCAGCCAGCGGAACAGCTCGCCCGCCCGCTGCCGGCTGTCCTCCAGCCGCCCCAGCCGCCGCAGCAGCCCCACCACGCCGCCCTCTCCCGTGGGCCGCGGGCCGCAGCCGCtcgccgcggggccgcgcctCCGCTTCGCTTCAGGTCCGCCGCCCGCCGCCTTGGCCGGCTCTGCCTCCGCCTCCGCCTGGCTGGGGGGCGCGGCAGCGCTCGGCGGCGGCTGTGGCGGAGGCTCCGGCTGCGAGCCGCTGCCTCCCGCCTCGCCGCGCCTCGGCCGCGCCTTGGCCCGCCTGCCGCCCGCGGGCGGCGGCTTCCCGCGGCCGCGCCGCTCCAGCCGCCCGGCGCCCGCCACCCGCCGGTACACCGAGAGAGCCGAGAGCCGCCCCAGCCGCCGCCGCAGCTCctccgcgccgcccgccgccatGGCCGCTCtcgccgccccgccccgcttCCGCCGGGGCCTGTGCGTGCGGGTGCGCCCGGGAGCGTCCCGGACGCGGGATTTCCGTGGAGACGGGCCCCGCGCGTCTGCCCGCGGGAGGGAGTTCTGCGTGTGCAGCTGTGACGCCGTATAAGACAGAAAGTCTTACATTTTGCCACCATGTGCGATTAAAACGGGCCGGGCTTATTTCCTTCCCGCGCCACGAAAAAGGACAGGCGAGGCGGTTCCGCTAGGAACTGATGTGCGCGGCTCCGTTCCCCGCCCGGAAAGCTTCCTGCTGGAAGGGCGCTCGGCACGTGCAGAGAGGGTCCGTTCAGAGCAGCCCCCCGCGggtgtgctgctgggcagcgcGCAACGGCTCTGCAGCCTAGTGAGGCGAGATGAGGTAAAACCTATTTCATAAGGTTCTTTTGTGCAAGGAAGAGAATTCCAGGCCGGACGGAGGCAGCGCTGCTGTGCCACCCCTCTTCCTTGCCAGGTCAAAGGCCACATCCTTGCAAACGAGCCCCAAAACAAGAGGCAGGCCTGGCGTGTAGCGCGAGTGTTTTTTGCCAAATCCACTAACAGCCTAATAACCGGGGCAGACCTTTAttctctctccatctctctccTGGGCCTGAAGCTTCTCAGAAGGACAGTGTCCTTCCCAGAGGAAGCTTTGCCGGAGGGTAGGAGGACAGACCAGCAAGACAGCTTGACGGCACACATGAAAAACTTTAGGGGTTTGTATTGCCAGGCTGTGTTGATGCTTTTTCTGATCAAAACCAAGCTTCAGTACAAGGAATTCACTATGCAATACTCCTGTGAGAAGAATCTCTGATGGACTCTGGTAATTCATGGGAATGGATTTTGCATGAGAATTTCATCTCTGGAAACTGCTGTGGGTCTAAAGCATTTAACTGGAGCAATTACCCAGGTGTGCCCTGGTTCACACGGGTGTTATTAGCCTCTCACCGATGTCTGTTGGCTTCATGCAGTATGTTAAATAAGCAGCTAACACGCACCAGGCCTATGCAGAtgcattggggggggggggggggtgggggtggcccACTTTGCATACCGGGCCTAAGACATGacactgaaaagcagattttcacCTCTTTTAACTTTGCCATTGCCAAGGTTTCAACCCAGACCTACATTTCAGTTTTTACCAGCATTCAGGAGCAGAAATCATTAGGCCTAATGAGGATGAGTTCAGATGTTCAGTCTTAATTCTGGAACAGATGCAGGTATCATAGAAGTTTAAGGTTTTTTGATTGCCTTAAAAACACATTATCAGCCTCACATCCTGTCACTGTGCTATAAGCAGCCAAGACCtattttgtatgtatgtagtaacaactattttcattttggaggtATTTTCCTGACAGACTTCTGGCGGCACAGGCTTTGCAGCCAAAGCTGTGGGAAATGCAACAGCACCAGCAAATTGTCCTGTTTGTACTGTGATGGTTTTTAGCTAAAGGAGCCGATTTTAGACGTGCGTAGGCAACGCTTTAGCCTCCGATTTAACGTCTTGAACGTTTTTGGCTTTGCCAGCAGGTGGCAGAGGCCGATCAGCGCTCTGCACCCTGCGGTGGGAAACGCGTGGAAGGGGCTATGGCATTCTGGCAAGATGATTGGTGTGGATGGGGTTTAAAAAGAGGGAAGTGCAAGTAGCCTGTGCGTGCATGTGCAGactggaagagaagggaagggtgaACTCTCTATTTTAATCCattctttgttttcccaaggTTAAGCCCTGCTTACCAGAATAATCTTATCAGCTGAAACCGTTTCAACGGAACTGGGCCCTTAACAAAACCGAGATGCAGGCGCTTTGAAATATGGTAGCAGTTAGGCTATTGTATGCTTTAATTATACGTAAGCGTGGCTAAATAGGCTTCGGAGGGGTAAGACTTTTGAAAAATCTGGGTGTCTGGGCTGTTATTTGTGTTACTGTTTAATTTACTGGAGTGCAACTGATCTTTCTCAGAGGAAGCTGGCCACTGTACACAGAGCCTGACCTGAGTTACACCAGAATATCTGTAACGACTGCAGCAAAGCTATTCTGGATATTTACCAGTACGGCAAACTCAAAGTCTCATTTGAGGGCTCTGATCTTCATATGGATGTCACTTTCTACCACCAATAGACAGATGATTGACactggataatttttttttctttttttgatgtgTAACAAAGTCTCAGAGTGAAGAACACAGTGGAAAATAATTGCAGTGAAATCTCTAtaacaataaaatgtttcttttgacaATTTAGCCTCTCTAATAGTAAATGCTTTCAAGAATGAagaatgtttctatttttctgcaCCACTCAAGAAAGGGTTTTGACCTAAGGCAAAAAGAGAGAGCTTCAGTATCAGTTACAGAGTACTCAGATGGTTGTCTAGGAATAGCCACAAGGCCTACACACGCTGTTTTCATTCATTGTCCAATATTTCAAGGGAATTTGTTGTAAAGAAAGAACAGTGTCATGTACAGTTCTTTAAATAAGTAGCACAGATCTCTGAATGATTAGGtggtccccagctgctgcttacATAGGCAGAGTAGCAACTGGAGGCTCAATTAAATATCTTAATTAGAATTTAGCACAGTTACTCAGATTTTATGAGCATATAAGCTGCATTGCCAAAAGCCACACGTGTTTTATTTAAGAGGACATATAAAATGCGGTGAGTACAACTTATTAAAGAGCCACAAGtgacttcaaaagaaagaagtaaatggCACCTCAAAGAGATGTAGGGTTCATTTGATATTTTAACCTTCTGCTGTTCCCTGTTCAAATAATGGAAATCTCAAGTTTAAGGAGCAGTTTGGGTaaggcctgatcctgcaaagCTACAAGCAGTCTTCACTAATGAATGGAAAGGGCAAAATCCTTTGCGATTCTCTGCGTATTGGATACTCAGTTGTTCACCACCATGCAAACTGCCCAGTACTTTCTCTGTGTTCCCGGCAAACCATTAATGTAAACCAGTCACTTTTAGAAAGTTAAACTCAGTTTAATCCCTTTCCTCTTTATTACTTTGCTGGCAACCTTCCTTTTGCACTGTCAGTTTTGTTCTTGAGCCAAAAGCAATACAcagtaaggaaaaagaacatttcaacCCTTTGTTAACAGGTTGCCTTAGCTGACAGTCTTTCTCCTACAGTCTAGTGACATCCAGTATGTCATCGCTGGAAGGACACTGGGCTGGATTGTGAAGCCTACTCCTCGTTGTGAGAGCTATAAAGTTCACTGCCAGATAACAAGACTGAAAGCTAATTCAGGAACTGTTTCTCAAGAGCCATCCTCTGCCCCTCCTAATCAGAGTGAATACACTCACTCACTGAAGCATCTCTTGGCAGAGATTTTGGCTTCTCTCCAGCTGTTTCTCTCTTCTGAGGGATTTTCTTATTCACTGAATGGTTGTGGTCTTTAATCCTGGTTATCTTGTACACAGAGCCCCACTGAGAAAAGAAGCCTTCCCTGCCATGGAACAGTCCAACTGAaacaaatttataaaaataataattacaagaTCCAGTCCTCCCTATGCAATTATCTTTTTGGAGGGATTTGGAAgcacagacattttcttttgtcctgtATGACACTAAAATACATACTTCATAAGTTAAAGCTGAATTTACAGAATGTGTTTGAGTAGGACCCTTGACTGAACTTACTCACCCCCTTGAAGAGGCATGCGTactttgaaagcattttgaaatacttttacGAGAGGTTTTGTGCTCTTAATAGACACATCTAGCATTTGGTAACATTGAGCAGATACCATCTGCAGTGACTCTGTAGGCAGTGACTAAACACAAAGCTGCAGACTCCAAGGCTCCAGTCTCCTTGCGTTTCAGCAGGAGAGAAGTAAATGGCCATGTGGGGGAAATCCCCATTCTAAAATGGAAGCAAAGAGAACCTGAATTAAGTATTTGCCCTGTAGGATTATCCATATCTAGACAGTTGAGATAGAAGGTATAGTCAAGCTGTAAAACATGGTTCCCTAAGAAGTATGTGTATCTTGTGCTAGAGAATATTCTTCCGCTATACACAGCCCATGGCTCTTGACAAGCTGTTTGCATGATGCTTTTCCAtggaagaaagattttaaagcatTCTTGCTATTTGCATCCTTTCTGTATTAATGATGGCAACTGCATAGCTTTgcttattaaatatatttatgccCACTATTTCAAAATGAACACCTAGCTGTGCTAACATACAGCATCACCATTCaacatttccttcttctgtttcttcttttcaggaGCCTTGCAAAAgacctttttatttcctataaAAGTTGCCTATACTGAAGTTCTCTGAAGTACTCTGAAACTGCTTGCTCATCTCTGATGCAGCACTACCAAGATGGAAATATCAGGCAAACAGGATGTCTCGGTTTAGCAAGCATATTGTTCAGGTCTGCTCAGAGCATGATAGGAGAAAGCCTGTGTGGTACTTGCTGATTTGCTTCCCGTAGTAGATTTGTATCACTACTAGACAATATGGCACCTTCTGGAAGTATTTTTGAACATTTCCAGTGCTCATCCACGCACACGAACTCCCACTGTTTTGCCTGTATTGTCAAAAAGATGGAATTCCTCTTGGGTAAGCACAGTTACAGCAGCATAAAAATGCTTGTGTTGTAGTGTTTATACTAGTATGGCTTGTTCCTAGAAGGGATATTATTATGGTGTGATTAGAGAAGGGAGATTTAATCACTGACATTGTTTTAGATAGCCAGTAGGGGAGAACAGTGTTAAGCCTCCAGGTATCTGCAATGAGGATAATGAGTTTGCATTATCAGGAGTGTGTGTAATACACTCTCAGGTCCTTAGGGAATAGCGTACTATCCCGCCATCCTGCTGAGACAGGAAGGATCTCAGTTAGAAAGGCACTGCTGACAGGAGTAAGTGGGCATGACAGGAACAGAACACCCATGGCCGTTAATCCTGCATATTACCCACAGAGCCCTGTTCTCAGTCTCCAAGAAAAGGTGGAAAGGAGGAAATTGTGTTGGATTTCTTAGGAATGCTATGAAGTTTCTCCCAATTCTTTGTTGTCCATGAGGATTAAAGCACCTTGAAGCTTTACTTCCAGTATAAGGCCCTGGAGAACTAATTTTTCCCCTTACATGGAAACTGTGGGAAGATCGGCTGCACAGAACGCGACCCAgacccacagcacagccctgtggATGTGCAGTTTGCCATGCTAGATGCTCAGCTTGTCCAGCTAGGTGATCTCTAGGgtcatcttcttttcctttcccaccaCATCCCCCTTTCCCTTTGGTCACCAGTGACTATATGGTGAGGCCAAGTTAGCagccaagcagagcagcagtaaTGGCAACAAATCAATTTAATTACctaagaaatatttgtaaaagttATACATAGCTGAAGCATACATTAGAACTTTATTTACAATAGTGTGTCCTGACCTTTTCCTTGCTAGCCCTCAAATACTTTCCATTTGGAAGTAGAGCATATTATAAACCAGGAATTGTTCCTTAGAAATTAAGGTTTAGGGCAccatgttttgcaaaattttttgTCAGAAATCCAGAGAATGTGAATAAGATTAAGAGTTACACCAAGGCTACTGGgaatacagtattttaagagCTATGCCAGGTCAagaatgttttcataaaatcagCAGAAAACTTGGGACTGGTAGAAATGTCTTGTCTGTCTAGTCATTTTGGAACATGTTTGGCTCAAACATCACTGTgttgtgctgctggctgagagCAGCAGTCTGAAAGTAATTGAGAAGCAACTGTGAGAGGGAAGGcagctttctgctttggttttgctttccaaGCAGAGGGATATGCAAAaagatgtaaggaaaaaaaccccatggtaTCTCCTTCTTAGTTTAATTTGTGAACAGGAGATGATTTGGGGGTCAGGGCATCAGCCTGAAACTCAGAGTCAGTGCCATGCTCATACTTCTGCCCAAGCACCTCCTATGTGAATCTGGGAAACGATTTTTGCATGCAGTGTTTTGAaattcccactgatttcagttgctttattttctggatGTTTGCCAGTTAACATTAAGGCCCATGTTTTTTGTGGCTGTGCCTCTTTGCTTGattcagaaacaaagaagaatAAGGAGGATGGTGCATGCAGGGAGAAGATAATGATGCAGAGAAACCTCGTGTAATCTTTGCATTTCAATTTCCTAAGGGtttgcgttttttttttttttttttttttttttttttttccagctgaatgtTCTGGGAACAGTTCTGGCTTGCATTTTGGATGAAGTAGCTGCTTGAAAGTCTGGTGAGAGGAGACAGCTGTTGGAAATATGCATTCTGGATAATGCGTTCAGGCCAAGCCCCGTATGCACAGTCACATGGGTGCTGCGCGCAGAGGATTCCCCTGGGTAACTTCCCTTTGAAGCGTAGCACCCCTGCTGAATTCAGCACCTGGTACTGcctctgctttgcaaatggAAGCACGTTTGTGTTTCTTGggctgaaaacaa
This genomic stretch from Falco naumanni isolate bFalNau1 chromosome 7, bFalNau1.pat, whole genome shotgun sequence harbors:
- the RIOX1 gene encoding LOW QUALITY PROTEIN: ribosomal oxygenase 1 (The sequence of the model RefSeq protein was modified relative to this genomic sequence to represent the inferred CDS: deleted 1 base in 1 codon): MAAGGAEELRRRLGRLSALSVYRRVAGAGRLERRGRGKPPPAGGRRAKARPRRGEAGGSGSQPEPPPQPPPSAAAPPSQAEAEAEPAKAAGGGPEAKRRRGPAASGCGPRPTGEGGVVGLLRRLGRLEDSRQRAGELFRWLVAPVAPAEFLGRHWERAPLLVRRGDPGYYTGLFSTAEFDAALRSGRVHFGTHLDVTSYADGVRETHNPAGPALPAVVWDFYQNGCSLRLLSPQAFSSTVWQFLSILQEHFGSMAGANTYLTPPGTQGFAPHYDDIEAFVLQLEGKKHWRVYAPRTDAEVLPRFSSTNLTQAELGKPVLETVLEAGDMLYFPRGFIHQGDCLPDAHSLHITVSSYQRNTWGDLLEKLLPAALQMALEEDVEYRQGLPMDYLGYMGVANSDVADARRTAFMEKVQSLIKKLVDYAPIDAAVDQRAKSFLHDSLPPVLTQSEKVQSVYGFPARWQDGGPCNVDILITKDTEVRLLRHGIIRLCNEEAGVMLYYTTENSRVYHKEEPKFLELDPEYTDSIEFLLSSYPNHVSVDTLPCETLEDKISLATLLFEKGILTTKKPLVQV